One genomic region from Oceaniferula flava encodes:
- a CDS encoding aminopeptidase → MQDPRISELAQQLVRYSTKIKKGEKVLLHLIDVPDELGIALIREVRAKKGIPVLKLDHGRLSREMSMAASDDQYELIAKHQLAEMKDMDAYIAIRGSHNICETSDVPAAKMKTVMKHMRKVMNHRVDKTRWCVLRWPHPAMAQQAGMSTEAFEEFYFNVCLLDYKSMLPAMNALKRLMEKTDHVQIKNEGTDLEFSIKDIPAVVCGGHYNIPDGEVFTAPIKDSVEGVITHNAPTVYQGIPFDNIRLEFKKGKIVKADAGSQTKELNKILDSDPGARYIGEFALGFNPQIMEPMRDILFDEKIAGSFHFTPGQAYEEADNGNRSQVHWDMVTIQRKDYGGGEIYFDGKLIRKDGVFLPKSLHGLNY, encoded by the coding sequence ATGCAAGACCCAAGAATTTCCGAACTCGCCCAGCAGCTCGTCCGCTATTCCACCAAGATCAAGAAGGGTGAGAAAGTGCTGCTCCACCTCATCGACGTGCCGGATGAGCTCGGCATCGCCCTGATCCGTGAGGTCAGAGCGAAGAAGGGGATCCCAGTGTTAAAGCTGGATCATGGTCGCCTGAGCCGTGAAATGTCGATGGCTGCCAGCGATGACCAGTATGAGCTGATCGCCAAGCACCAGCTCGCCGAGATGAAAGACATGGATGCCTACATCGCCATTCGTGGATCGCACAACATCTGCGAAACCAGCGATGTCCCCGCCGCCAAGATGAAGACGGTGATGAAACACATGCGCAAAGTGATGAACCACCGCGTTGATAAAACTCGCTGGTGTGTGCTGCGCTGGCCCCACCCTGCGATGGCCCAGCAAGCAGGCATGAGCACCGAGGCCTTCGAGGAATTCTACTTCAACGTCTGCCTGCTCGACTACAAATCGATGCTCCCCGCGATGAATGCCCTGAAGCGACTGATGGAAAAAACCGACCACGTGCAGATCAAAAACGAAGGCACCGACCTCGAGTTTTCCATCAAAGACATCCCCGCCGTGGTCTGCGGCGGCCACTACAACATCCCCGACGGCGAAGTGTTCACTGCTCCGATCAAGGATAGCGTTGAAGGTGTGATCACCCACAACGCACCGACCGTTTACCAAGGGATCCCATTCGACAACATCCGCCTCGAATTCAAAAAAGGCAAAATCGTCAAGGCGGACGCCGGCTCCCAGACCAAGGAACTCAACAAGATCCTCGATTCCGATCCGGGCGCGCGCTACATCGGCGAGTTTGCCCTCGGCTTCAACCCCCAGATCATGGAACCGATGCGCGACATCCTCTTCGATGAGAAAATCGCCGGCTCGTTCCACTTCACCCCCGGCCAAGCCTACGAAGAAGCCGACAATGGCAACCGCTCGCAGGTCCACTGGGACATGGTCACCATCCAGCGCAAGGACTACGGCGGTGGGGAAATCTACTTCGATGGAAAGCTCATCCGCAAGGACGGCGTATTCCTACCCAAGTCCCTGCACGGGCTGAACTACTAA
- a CDS encoding amidohydrolase family protein: MTKLIDSHHHLWTFNEAEFSWLETSLQKSFLAEDLESTLADTGVTQSIAVQARCSLEENDFLIAQAAETDLICGIVGWADLRSDDVSEVLDRLAAQPLMKGIREITQGAADEEFLANDAFDRGVDLLAARGLSYDLLIFEDQLDVADAFVGRHENLPIVLDHCAKPSVRADVFPEAWAKGIRQIAQHENLCCKLSGLVTEVRDGSACKAELFQPYFDTVLEAFGPERIMFGSDWPVSLGATPYASWLETVLSLTSSLSEPEQEMIFRGSAERFYRV, from the coding sequence ATGACTAAGCTAATCGACTCCCATCACCACCTTTGGACCTTCAACGAAGCTGAGTTCTCCTGGCTGGAAACCTCTTTGCAGAAAAGTTTCCTAGCAGAAGATCTGGAATCTACCTTGGCCGATACCGGCGTGACTCAAAGTATCGCGGTGCAGGCGCGTTGCAGTCTGGAGGAGAACGATTTTCTCATCGCCCAGGCGGCCGAAACCGATCTGATCTGTGGTATCGTTGGCTGGGCCGATCTGCGCTCTGATGATGTGTCAGAGGTTCTCGATCGACTCGCCGCGCAACCATTGATGAAGGGAATCCGTGAAATCACCCAAGGTGCGGCAGATGAGGAGTTTTTGGCGAACGACGCCTTCGATCGCGGTGTCGACCTCTTGGCAGCGCGCGGATTGAGTTACGATCTGTTGATTTTTGAAGACCAGTTAGACGTGGCCGACGCCTTTGTGGGTCGACACGAAAACCTGCCGATCGTGCTCGACCACTGTGCCAAACCCTCCGTGCGTGCTGATGTTTTCCCTGAGGCTTGGGCGAAGGGGATTCGACAAATTGCCCAGCATGAAAACCTCTGCTGCAAGCTCTCCGGTCTGGTCACCGAGGTGCGTGACGGGTCGGCGTGCAAGGCCGAGTTGTTTCAGCCTTACTTCGACACCGTGCTGGAAGCCTTCGGGCCAGAGCGGATCATGTTCGGATCCGATTGGCCGGTATCGCTGGGTGCCACGCCATACGCCAGCTGGCTGGAGACTGTGCTCAGCCTCACCAGCTCACTAAGTGAGCCGGAACAGGAGATGATTTTCAGAGGCTCGGCAGAGCGCTTCTACCGAGTCTAA
- the purN gene encoding phosphoribosylglycinamide formyltransferase codes for MSNGDAKIKLGVLGSGSGSNMQAILDAIEAGTLNAEIVLVLSDNPDAYILERAEKAGIPARVIDCAGYKTRFPDASQAAVAAELKAAGVEMVCLAGFMRLVKQAMLDVFPNKILNIHPSLLPAYPGLMAWKQAVEDGAKESGCTVHYVDAGMDTGPIILQARVPVFSDDTAETLHARIQEQEHQLYPKAINLALGRPA; via the coding sequence ATGTCCAACGGCGATGCGAAGATCAAACTCGGAGTCCTCGGCTCCGGCTCCGGCTCGAATATGCAGGCAATTCTCGATGCCATCGAGGCCGGCACCCTGAATGCCGAAATCGTGCTGGTGCTCTCCGATAATCCGGACGCCTACATCCTCGAACGCGCTGAAAAAGCAGGTATCCCTGCGCGAGTGATCGATTGCGCTGGCTATAAAACCCGCTTTCCGGATGCCTCCCAAGCCGCTGTCGCCGCGGAGTTGAAAGCCGCAGGCGTGGAGATGGTCTGCCTCGCCGGCTTCATGCGCTTGGTGAAACAGGCGATGCTCGATGTCTTTCCTAACAAGATTCTCAACATCCACCCGTCACTGCTGCCAGCCTACCCAGGTCTGATGGCGTGGAAACAGGCGGTGGAAGATGGCGCCAAGGAGTCGGGCTGCACCGTGCATTACGTCGATGCCGGCATGGACACCGGCCCGATCATCCTGCAAGCGCGGGTGCCGGTTTTTTCCGATGATACCGCAGAGACCCTGCATGCACGGATCCAGGAGCAGGAACATCAGCTCTATCCGAAAGCGATCAATCTCGCACTGGGAAGACCGGCGTAG
- a CDS encoding L-rhamnose mutarotase, whose amino-acid sequence MTTQVPLSQQHPVAWCALLRDRSGAAAAVKCLGEQSSALGDAGILNLQFFCEEIEGSEVVVAIMDVKDADSAAMAESCWQALAESPRFKPVFDRLQPCLLPHPRHAGGEQSPWVRAETICRIRPAVCAGMTPEGASWHAAVTGLRKEKEAEYRLLHDNVWPGVVEAIGRSQIRRFDIFLIELGDPEKNQPYLFYRFQYSGDDFDKDMAMQAASPVNQRWWTFTDPCQIPLPQAAAKGHVWLGMIPLETDTPDD is encoded by the coding sequence ATGACCACCCAAGTCCCTCTGAGTCAGCAGCACCCGGTAGCCTGGTGTGCACTACTGCGCGATCGCTCTGGGGCTGCTGCCGCCGTGAAGTGCCTGGGCGAGCAATCATCGGCCTTGGGCGACGCGGGGATCTTGAATCTGCAATTTTTCTGTGAAGAAATCGAGGGCTCCGAGGTGGTCGTGGCGATCATGGATGTGAAAGATGCAGACAGCGCTGCGATGGCGGAATCGTGCTGGCAAGCACTCGCAGAGTCCCCCCGGTTCAAGCCGGTTTTCGATCGCTTGCAGCCATGCCTGCTGCCGCATCCACGCCACGCAGGCGGTGAGCAATCGCCCTGGGTGCGTGCCGAGACGATCTGCCGGATCCGCCCCGCCGTGTGCGCTGGGATGACTCCGGAGGGGGCGTCCTGGCATGCTGCGGTCACCGGTCTGAGGAAGGAAAAGGAAGCCGAATACCGCCTGCTGCATGATAACGTTTGGCCGGGTGTGGTCGAGGCGATTGGGCGTTCGCAGATCCGCCGTTTCGATATTTTTCTCATCGAGTTGGGCGACCCGGAAAAGAATCAACCGTATCTTTTTTACCGCTTTCAATACAGCGGCGACGATTTTGATAAAGACATGGCCATGCAAGCGGCCAGTCCCGTCAATCAACGCTGGTGGACATTCACCGATCCCTGTCAGATCCCTCTGCCGCAAGCCGCCGCGAAGGGGCATGTCTGGTTGGGCATGATCCCTCTCGAAACCGACACACCCGATGACTAA
- a CDS encoding protein-disulfide reductase DsbD domain-containing protein, producing the protein MPPKIQLASLCLALATVTVQAEAAKGLEIALISETTTVVPGEPFTVGLHIEHDAGFHTYWKNPGIVGMATAIDWTLPAGFTASEIRWPYPELTKMAQHPCHGYERDVTLLVTITPPKEIASRTVSLQAATRWMCCADQCSPGAQTLTLDLKVSDSPTPDPAAAKVIAQAQQEIPQSSKAWSGAVLSGPNEPVVRIQINTPHDADLSEAYLFSCDGQISSDKKQTFTRRADGSWLLTTERSAFSPKNPKQLSAVLKVGTHHILIHPKYSP; encoded by the coding sequence TTGCCCCCGAAAATCCAACTCGCCAGCCTCTGCCTCGCCCTGGCCACCGTCACTGTCCAGGCCGAAGCAGCGAAAGGTCTCGAGATCGCCCTGATCTCGGAAACCACCACCGTGGTGCCCGGTGAGCCGTTCACGGTGGGTCTGCATATCGAGCATGACGCAGGGTTCCACACCTACTGGAAAAACCCGGGCATCGTCGGAATGGCGACCGCAATCGACTGGACACTGCCAGCCGGATTCACCGCCTCGGAGATCCGCTGGCCGTATCCGGAACTGACAAAAATGGCCCAGCACCCGTGCCACGGCTACGAGCGCGATGTCACCCTGCTAGTGACCATCACCCCGCCCAAGGAGATCGCCAGTCGGACGGTCTCACTGCAGGCCGCGACGCGCTGGATGTGCTGCGCCGACCAGTGCAGCCCGGGAGCCCAAACCTTGACGCTCGATCTCAAAGTTTCCGACTCACCCACCCCAGATCCTGCCGCGGCCAAGGTGATCGCCCAGGCACAACAGGAAATCCCGCAAAGCTCAAAAGCCTGGTCCGGCGCAGTGCTGAGCGGGCCGAACGAGCCCGTGGTCCGAATCCAAATCAACACCCCGCATGATGCCGATCTCAGCGAGGCCTACCTTTTTTCCTGTGACGGCCAGATCTCATCCGATAAAAAGCAAACCTTCACGCGTCGTGCCGACGGCTCATGGTTGCTGACCACCGAGCGCAGTGCCTTTTCCCCCAAGAACCCCAAACAGCTCAGTGCCGTCCTCAAGGTCGGCACGCACCACATCCTCATTCACCCGAAATACTCCCCCTAA
- a CDS encoding ThuA domain-containing protein — MKYLILLALSIMSATAQITYQGTEGPGKGKHIVFVTSDHEYRAEESCPALARILAKHHGFKCTVLFGVNEQGEITAGASNIQGLEALQEADLMVIFTRFLNLPDEQMKHIVDYVDRGGPVVGFRTSSHAFKIPADATYARYSYNYKGADYEKGFGHQVLGNTWVGHYGKNHKQGTRIQLIPSQQEHPILRGVKDGAFCHAGGYNGVAREGFTVLANSQPMVSMKKDAKLDAKKPPVPCTWTRHYTGKNGTQGRVFHSTQGASEDLLDDNYRRMAINGIFWAAGLEKEIKADADVSFVGDYKPSTFRQAGHVKGVKPSDLADFDSPIMPKK; from the coding sequence ATGAAATATCTCATTCTACTCGCCCTCAGCATCATGTCTGCCACCGCCCAAATCACCTACCAAGGGACCGAGGGTCCAGGAAAAGGCAAGCACATCGTCTTTGTCACCTCGGACCACGAATACCGCGCCGAAGAATCCTGCCCAGCCTTAGCCCGCATCCTCGCCAAGCACCACGGCTTCAAATGCACCGTGCTTTTTGGTGTCAATGAACAGGGAGAAATCACAGCGGGAGCATCCAACATCCAAGGCCTGGAAGCCCTGCAAGAAGCCGACCTGATGGTCATCTTCACCCGCTTCCTCAATCTCCCCGATGAGCAGATGAAACACATCGTCGATTATGTCGACCGCGGCGGCCCGGTGGTCGGGTTCCGCACCTCCTCCCATGCCTTCAAGATCCCAGCAGACGCCACCTACGCGCGCTACAGCTACAACTACAAAGGCGCCGACTACGAAAAGGGATTCGGTCACCAAGTGCTCGGAAACACCTGGGTCGGCCACTACGGCAAGAACCACAAACAAGGAACCCGCATCCAGCTGATCCCCTCACAGCAAGAACACCCGATCCTGCGCGGAGTGAAGGACGGCGCTTTCTGTCACGCAGGTGGATACAATGGTGTGGCGCGTGAAGGCTTCACCGTGCTGGCCAACTCCCAGCCGATGGTCTCGATGAAAAAAGACGCCAAACTCGATGCCAAAAAACCACCCGTCCCCTGCACATGGACACGTCACTACACCGGTAAAAATGGCACCCAAGGCCGCGTCTTCCACTCGACCCAAGGGGCATCGGAAGATTTATTAGACGATAACTACCGTCGCATGGCCATCAACGGCATCTTCTGGGCGGCCGGACTGGAAAAGGAAATCAAAGCCGATGCCGATGTCAGTTTCGTCGGAGATTACAAGCCATCCACATTCCGCCAGGCCGGCCACGTCAAAGGCGTGAAACCGTCGGACCTCGCCGACTTCGACAGCCCGATCATGCCTAAAAAGTAA
- a CDS encoding glycoside hydrolase family protein — protein MLKLPSLILLASCFCQIAVAKEAPATKPETFSKSWNYRGIILNEPGWDLWGASPVMDDDGKVHLFVARWPGKIPFNKGWRFDCEIARYMADSPEGPFTYQETILKPQPDTKRWDRLGLHNPNIQRLSDGRYVLSYIGRPARKGQPGNQRIGMVIADSLKGPWKPVNGSFKKPLLDIPSDDSVWCYKPSNGVCNPALLEMPNGKFHLYFKSSDGKRSVMGVAIADQVEGPYVFHPDPITKNNATIEDGYAFHWNGEVCFVTTDNHGMIEKGGGLLWRSKDGITFNPKPQQAFPRFETAYLKGTDRKKFKVHYSNRVKFERPQILLVNGQPRYMYVPCGVATDGSDGTNVHLLEISPEGEK, from the coding sequence ATGCTTAAATTACCATCCCTCATCTTACTGGCCTCATGTTTCTGCCAGATCGCCGTTGCGAAGGAAGCTCCGGCGACAAAGCCTGAGACGTTTTCGAAATCCTGGAACTACCGTGGAATTATTCTCAACGAGCCCGGTTGGGACCTGTGGGGGGCATCGCCCGTGATGGATGACGATGGCAAGGTGCACCTTTTCGTCGCCCGCTGGCCCGGTAAAATTCCGTTCAACAAAGGCTGGAGGTTCGATTGCGAAATCGCACGCTACATGGCGGATTCACCGGAAGGACCGTTCACCTATCAGGAGACAATCCTGAAACCTCAGCCAGACACGAAGCGCTGGGATCGACTCGGCCTCCACAACCCGAACATCCAGCGCCTGTCCGATGGTCGTTATGTGCTGAGCTATATCGGGCGTCCTGCTAGAAAAGGGCAACCTGGTAACCAGCGCATCGGTATGGTGATTGCGGATTCGCTGAAAGGGCCTTGGAAACCTGTCAACGGATCGTTTAAGAAACCGCTACTCGATATCCCCTCCGACGATTCTGTGTGGTGCTATAAGCCAAGTAATGGAGTTTGTAATCCGGCTTTGTTAGAGATGCCTAACGGAAAGTTTCACCTCTATTTCAAGTCGAGCGATGGCAAAAGGTCGGTCATGGGTGTTGCCATTGCCGATCAGGTGGAGGGGCCTTATGTGTTTCACCCCGACCCGATCACCAAAAATAATGCCACCATCGAGGACGGTTATGCCTTCCACTGGAACGGCGAGGTTTGCTTTGTCACCACGGATAATCACGGAATGATCGAAAAAGGGGGCGGCCTGCTGTGGCGCTCCAAGGATGGCATCACGTTCAATCCGAAACCCCAACAGGCATTTCCACGCTTTGAGACCGCCTACCTCAAGGGGACGGATCGCAAGAAATTTAAAGTGCATTACTCGAACCGCGTCAAATTTGAACGCCCTCAGATCCTACTCGTCAATGGCCAGCCTCGCTACATGTATGTCCCCTGTGGGGTCGCCACCGATGGTTCGGACGGCACCAATGTGCATCTCTTGGAAATTTCACCCGAAGGTGAAAAATAG